From a single Acidobacteriota bacterium genomic region:
- a CDS encoding S9 family peptidase, translated as MYRVVSTFVVAILMFIPVAIATDIPTQPTEGWQSPPREIMEVLYAPQLPWVWTSLTGEHLLLADPVLYPPLAEMAGPMHKLAGIRVNPTVNYYHGRHGATSPRLVTVEGGAEKALPLPEDLEVLGVDWTADGTHFALTVREADHLGLWVGSIAGDLKKIDRVAVNPLLGTGVVWTPDQKHLLVLRVPDRGAPPEPPPIPAGPEIQEGKGAKSRSTYESRNLLETAHDDALFSYYMTSELAVVEPNAGTLEILGKPAAYTTADFSPDGEYLLVEYLVGPWSHAVPWWRFASEVEVWDATGKKVATVASLPLADEVPIHGVPLGPRSASWRATAPHELFWVEALDGGNPVAEADHRDRLMRLDAPFTGEPEQVFRAEHRILTSQLRWGAEGGTLMLTQRERIKRWRYTWLLDVDKGTSRLWFDLNESDRYNSPGSPLTRALPNGERVLHQKGDAVYFSGSGATKEGDRPFLDLRSLETGENERLFRCDPERYEIFVDFAGGEDSFVMRSESSVDVPN; from the coding sequence ATGTACCGAGTCGTGAGCACGTTCGTCGTCGCGATATTGATGTTCATTCCCGTCGCCATCGCCACCGACATCCCGACCCAGCCGACAGAGGGATGGCAATCGCCGCCCCGGGAGATCATGGAGGTCCTGTACGCGCCCCAGCTGCCGTGGGTGTGGACGTCGCTCACGGGTGAGCACCTGCTGCTGGCCGATCCGGTGCTCTACCCGCCGCTGGCCGAGATGGCCGGGCCCATGCACAAGCTGGCCGGCATCCGGGTCAACCCGACCGTCAATTACTACCACGGGCGGCACGGCGCCACCTCTCCTCGCCTCGTTACGGTCGAGGGAGGCGCTGAAAAGGCTCTCCCGCTGCCGGAAGATCTCGAGGTCCTCGGCGTCGACTGGACCGCCGACGGCACCCACTTCGCCCTCACCGTCAGGGAGGCCGACCACCTGGGCCTGTGGGTCGGCTCGATCGCCGGCGATCTGAAGAAAATCGACCGCGTGGCCGTCAACCCGCTGCTCGGCACCGGGGTGGTTTGGACGCCGGACCAGAAGCACCTGCTGGTCCTTCGCGTGCCGGATCGGGGCGCGCCGCCCGAGCCGCCACCGATTCCCGCCGGCCCGGAGATCCAGGAGGGCAAAGGCGCCAAGAGCCGTTCCACCTACGAGTCGCGCAACCTGCTCGAGACCGCCCACGACGACGCCCTCTTCTCCTACTACATGACCTCCGAGCTGGCGGTGGTGGAGCCAAATGCCGGCACGCTCGAGATCCTCGGAAAACCCGCCGCCTATACCACCGCCGATTTCTCGCCCGACGGCGAGTACCTGCTCGTCGAGTACCTGGTGGGTCCCTGGTCCCACGCGGTGCCCTGGTGGCGCTTCGCCAGCGAGGTGGAGGTGTGGGACGCCACCGGCAAGAAGGTGGCTACCGTCGCCTCCCTGCCCCTGGCCGACGAGGTGCCCATCCACGGCGTGCCGCTCGGACCGCGCTCTGCATCGTGGCGTGCCACCGCGCCGCACGAGCTGTTCTGGGTCGAGGCTCTGGACGGCGGTAACCCGGTCGCCGAGGCCGATCACCGCGACCGACTCATGCGGCTCGACGCACCTTTCACCGGCGAACCTGAGCAGGTCTTCAGGGCCGAGCACCGCATCCTCACCTCGCAACTCCGGTGGGGCGCCGAGGGCGGCACACTGATGCTCACCCAACGCGAGCGCATCAAACGCTGGCGCTACACCTGGCTCCTGGATGTCGATAAGGGAACCTCACGGCTGTGGTTCGACCTCAACGAAAGTGACCGATACAACTCACCCGGCTCCCCCCTGACTCGCGCCCTACCCAACGGCGAGCGTGTGCTGCACCAGAAGGGTGACGCGGTCTACTTCTCGGGCAGCGGTGCCACCAAGGAAGGCGACCGGCCGTTCCTCGACCTGCGCTCCCTGGAGACCGGCGAGAACGAGCGCCTCTTCCGTTGTGACCCGGAACGCTACGAGATATTCGTGGATTTTGCCGGAGGCGAGGACAGCTTCGTGATGCGCTCCGAGTCTTCGGTGGACGTTCCCAACTA
- a CDS encoding helix-turn-helix transcriptional regulator → MKKVIQNQIRRLRFENGEMTQRELARRSGCTRQTIHAIEAAKYGPSLELAFKIAEVFGVGIEEVFQFEDFSKAETEFHE, encoded by the coding sequence ATGAAGAAGGTCATCCAGAATCAGATCCGCAGGCTGCGCTTCGAAAACGGTGAGATGACGCAGCGGGAGCTGGCCCGTCGGTCGGGCTGCACCCGGCAGACGATTCATGCCATCGAAGCGGCCAAGTACGGGCCCTCTCTGGAGCTCGCATTCAAGATTGCCGAGGTCTTTGGGGTCGGTATCGAAGAGGTATTTCAGTTCGAGGATTTCTCGAAAGCAGAGACCGAGTTCCACGAATGA